The Prunus dulcis unplaced genomic scaffold, ALMONDv2, whole genome shotgun sequence genome includes a region encoding these proteins:
- the LOC117613518 gene encoding adenylate isopentenyltransferase-like, with translation MTLHPFPTHSHHHYSNLNFNLYSYISRFHLLPPVNHLCPTTPSHHHPLPHNKPRRWAHMASGPTTPRQRQQQQQRKDKLLIIMGATGAGKSRLSLDLATRFPSFEIVNSDKMQLYAGLDITTNKLPIPDRLGVPHHLLGEFDPRHGDFTPSQFRAVAGQAISSITNRRKVPMLVGGSNSFIHALLVDRFEPGSNVFEPGFNGSVSSELRYNCCFLWVDVSLAVLTEYLCKRVDEMLDSGMLDELAEFCDPDRQDEDESTASQTALRKAIGVPEFTRYFKRYPPQGRGGEGDDRERRGAYEEAVRAIKDNTCQLAKRQIGKILRLKGGGWELQRLDATDAFRAVVATTSSDEDDGKRWSEIWERQVVKTSVKVVKRFLEE, from the coding sequence ATGACACTTCATCCCTTCCCAACTCACTCCCACCACCATTATTCTAAtctcaatttcaatttatattCTTACATCTCTCGTTTCCACTTGTTACCGCCGGTCAACCACCTCTGCCCTACCACTCCTTCCCATCATCATCCTCTCCCCCACAACAAGCCCCGCCGCTGGGCCCACATGGCCTCCGGCCCCACCACCCCACGCCAACGacaacagcaacaacagcGCAAGGACAAGCTTCTCATTATCATGGGCGCCACAGGCGCTGGCAAGTCCCGCCTCTCCCTCGACCTCGCCACCCGCTTCCCTTCCTTCGAAATCGTCAACTCCGACAAAATGCAACTCTACGCCGGCCTCGACATCACCACCAACAAGCTTCCCATCCCCGACCGCCTCGGCGTCCCCCACCATCTCCTCGGCGAGTTCGACCCTCGCCACGGCGATTTTACTCCCTCCCAATTCCGCGCAGTCGCCGGTCAAGCCATTTCCAGCATTACGAATCGAAGGAAGGTGCCGATGCTCGTCGGCGGCTCCAACTCCTTCATTCATGCGCTCCTCGTGGACCGGTTCGAACCGGGCTCCAATGTCTTCGAACCGGGTTTCAATGGCTCTGTCTCTTCCGAGCTCAGGTATAATTGCTGTTTTCTGTGGGTGGACGTGTCGTTGGCGGTCTTGACGGAGTACTTGTGCAAGCGAGTGGACGAAATGCTCGACTCTGGGATGTTGGACGAGTTGGCCGAGTTCTGCGACCCGGATCGCCAGGACGAAGACGAATCGACGGCGAGTCAGACAGCGTTGAGAAAGGCGATTGGGGTTCCCGAGTTCACTAGGTATTTTAAAAGGTATCCACCGCAGGGGAGAGGCGGGGAGGGTGATGATCGGGAGCGGAGGGGAGCATACGAAGAGGCGGTGAGGGCGATCAAGGACAACACGTGTCAGCTGGCGAAGAGGCAGATAGGTAAGATCCTACGGCTGAAGGGAGGAGGGTGGGAACTACAGAGGCTAGATGCAACGGACGCATTTAGGGCGGTGGTTGCGACGACGTCGTCGGATGAGGACGACGGAAAGAGGTGGTCAGAGATATGGGAGAGGCAGGTTGTCAAAACGAGCGTGAAGGTTGTGAAGCGCTTCTTGGAGGAGTAG